A window from Chryseobacterium vaccae encodes these proteins:
- a CDS encoding tetratricopeptide repeat protein yields the protein MKIDKLLRLSDSCAQVDFGNALKFSKEALDMSEKAGDSERKAWSYYYIVRSLVFFRRFEECAPYLEKGMKEKAVQQNNILKASFLSLEAGYYSRMSLFEQAYQNNLEVLDLLKGRTDLESELITSNMYIGIADYYTELKDYKTAHLYANKSIAASEKIPMNEYLSAKRIYRGRAFIYFYKSWIYLQEKRPALAYPFVQKAYDQAVLEKYHYLAPFYETYGDYYFQTYDYNHAIDFYVKAAENKEKFMQNSAYVDSKIAESYKMLGNGEKEIDYLKKAEAQHKLDLEDDKRIVQKEVDRILLKKQNEKSDLMKRNILIILLVTAAFIVLLAVVIIRYQKIRKKKREIIGEQKIRLSEIESEIKEREEKIEKLQQKVSESFSELSDLVKGNSSQFWGRFQEVYPDFCTKMLEINPMLKASELTFCAYIYMGFSTKEIAEYTFKASKTIENNRYNLRKRLCLSPEEDLMVWIRKYIDGA from the coding sequence ATGAAAATTGATAAGCTGCTCAGGCTTTCGGACAGTTGTGCGCAGGTAGATTTTGGTAATGCTTTGAAGTTTTCAAAAGAGGCTTTGGATATGTCGGAGAAAGCAGGTGATTCCGAAAGAAAGGCTTGGTCTTATTATTATATTGTGCGGTCTCTGGTTTTTTTCAGACGGTTTGAGGAATGTGCTCCCTATCTGGAAAAAGGGATGAAAGAAAAAGCGGTTCAGCAAAATAATATACTAAAAGCCTCTTTTTTAAGCCTGGAAGCTGGTTATTACAGCAGAATGTCTTTATTTGAACAGGCTTATCAGAATAATCTGGAAGTGCTGGATTTATTGAAGGGAAGAACTGATCTGGAGTCAGAACTGATTACTTCAAATATGTATATTGGCATTGCAGACTATTATACAGAATTGAAGGATTATAAAACAGCACATTTATATGCCAATAAATCTATTGCTGCTTCTGAAAAAATTCCCATGAATGAATATCTTTCTGCTAAAAGGATCTACAGAGGCAGGGCTTTTATTTATTTTTATAAAAGCTGGATCTATCTGCAGGAAAAAAGACCTGCTTTAGCTTATCCTTTTGTTCAGAAGGCTTATGACCAGGCAGTTCTTGAAAAATATCATTATCTGGCTCCATTCTATGAAACCTATGGAGATTACTATTTTCAGACCTATGATTATAACCATGCTATCGATTTCTATGTAAAAGCGGCAGAGAATAAAGAGAAATTCATGCAGAATTCAGCCTATGTAGATTCTAAAATAGCGGAGTCCTATAAAATGCTGGGCAACGGTGAAAAAGAAATTGATTATCTGAAAAAAGCAGAAGCTCAGCATAAGCTGGATTTGGAAGATGATAAAAGGATTGTTCAAAAAGAAGTGGACAGAATCCTGCTAAAGAAACAGAATGAAAAGTCGGATTTAATGAAAAGAAATATATTGATTATTCTGTTGGTAACAGCTGCTTTTATTGTATTGCTGGCAGTAGTTATAATACGTTATCAGAAGATCCGGAAGAAAAAAAGAGAAATTATTGGAGAGCAGAAGATCAGGCTTTCCGAAATAGAATCAGAAATAAAAGAAAGAGAAGAGAAAATTGAAAAGCTGCAACAAAAAGTCTCTGAATCATTCTCTGAACTCAGTGATCTTGTAAAAGGGAACTCTTCTCAATTTTGGGGCCGTTTTCAGGAAGTCTATCCTGATTTCTGTACAAAAATGCTGGAAATAAACCCAATGTTAAAAGCCTCTGAACTCACTTTTTGTGCTTATATCTATATGGGTTTTTCTACCAAAGAAATTGCAGAATATACTTTTAAAGCTTCCAAAACCATTGAAAATAACAGATATAATCTGAGAAAAAGGCTATGTCTCAGTCCGGAAGAAGACTTAATGGTCTGGATCAGAAAATACATAGATGGAGCTTAG
- a CDS encoding transposase, which translates to MNFKNIHIGNMIQNAVKESGLELFRICNFFQCTEQEIEAMYGSESIDTHLLLKWSKFLEYDFFRTYSQHLILYSPPSRKMKKGTTKEVTGLPQFRKTIYTQEVIDFVLEQIRSENMTRKEVMERYAIPKTTLFKWIEKYNR; encoded by the coding sequence ATGAATTTCAAAAATATCCATATAGGAAATATGATTCAGAATGCGGTTAAAGAAAGTGGTCTGGAGCTTTTCAGAATCTGTAATTTCTTTCAATGCACAGAGCAGGAAATAGAAGCAATGTATGGCTCGGAAAGTATAGATACCCATCTGCTGCTGAAATGGAGCAAGTTTCTGGAATATGATTTCTTCAGAACCTATTCCCAGCATCTTATTTTGTATTCACCACCTTCCCGGAAAATGAAAAAAGGAACAACAAAAGAAGTGACAGGCCTGCCGCAATTCCGGAAGACCATTTATACACAGGAAGTCATCGATTTTGTCCTTGAACAGATTCGTTCTGAAAATATGACCAGAAAAGAAGTCATGGAGCGCTATGCAATTCCTAAAACAACACTTTTCAAATGGATTGAAAAATATAACCGATAA
- a CDS encoding helix-turn-helix domain-containing protein codes for MKKYRQPNFKQIYTDILFKKYPEKYNACEGLLLKKELLALDVMKINTLIFGISEKNSQRYRSYKESDIICMLEYQKKNKLNNTQLAVHFKLSRNTVAKWKKIFLYNTEV; via the coding sequence ATGAAAAAATACAGACAGCCCAACTTTAAGCAGATTTATACCGATATTCTCTTTAAAAAATATCCGGAAAAATATAACGCATGTGAAGGATTATTATTGAAAAAAGAGCTTCTGGCATTAGATGTAATGAAAATCAATACCCTTATTTTCGGAATATCTGAAAAGAACAGCCAGAGATACCGTTCCTATAAAGAATCTGATATCATTTGTATGCTTGAATATCAGAAAAAAAACAAACTGAACAATACCCAGCTGGCCGTCCATTTTAAGCTGAGCAGAAATACCGTAGCTAAATGGAAAAAAATCTTTCTGTATAACACAGAAGTATGA
- a CDS encoding DUF4240 domain-containing protein, which translates to MKRNFINQEELSDKFWNIEYTGTTQTITFGKTGTKGRETVKEFADEKECTRESEKLISQKIKKGYTEIQENDEIPQKKELSEQEKADIYFWEAIEKSNKYKKAHWSEYDIDEHVENLTSYLSKFGKERLILFEKTLQEKLSVLYTAEIAELSFILEGNFRLENGTYVFDGYLSDDGFIYFRCWLLLKGKEFFEDITKDIQSFVNGKYSFDIGDCWGEELLYVSDRAYSENHDNKDESEIRDTVDELYPGNHYDSMDRKMNREPKSGAGLQKMYPKLVKEIGDLRNS; encoded by the coding sequence ATGAAAAGAAACTTCATCAATCAGGAGGAACTCTCGGATAAATTCTGGAATATTGAATATACAGGAACTACACAAACGATAACATTCGGAAAAACCGGAACAAAAGGACGTGAAACCGTCAAAGAATTTGCTGATGAAAAAGAATGCACTCGGGAATCTGAAAAACTGATCAGCCAGAAAATAAAAAAAGGCTATACTGAAATTCAGGAAAACGATGAAATACCTCAGAAAAAAGAACTTTCGGAACAGGAGAAAGCAGATATTTATTTCTGGGAAGCCATCGAAAAATCAAATAAATACAAAAAAGCCCATTGGAGCGAATATGATATAGATGAGCATGTAGAAAACCTGACATCCTATCTCTCTAAATTCGGGAAAGAAAGATTGATTCTTTTCGAAAAAACACTTCAGGAAAAACTAAGTGTGCTCTACACTGCAGAAATTGCAGAACTTTCCTTTATCCTTGAAGGTAACTTTAGACTGGAAAACGGAACCTATGTTTTTGATGGTTATCTTTCCGATGACGGCTTCATCTATTTCCGATGCTGGCTGCTGTTGAAAGGAAAAGAATTCTTTGAAGATATTACAAAAGATATTCAGTCATTCGTAAACGGAAAATACAGCTTTGATATTGGTGATTGCTGGGGTGAAGAACTTCTGTATGTATCAGACCGGGCCTATTCTGAAAATCATGACAATAAAGACGAATCAGAAATAAGAGATACTGTAGATGAATTGTATCCCGGCAATCACTACGACAGTATGGACAGGAAGATGAACCGTGAGCCGAAAAGCGGAGCAGGTTTGCAGAAGATGTATCCGAAACTGGTAAAAGAGATTGGTGACCTGAGGAACTCATAA